Proteins encoded within one genomic window of Dyadobacter chenhuakuii:
- a CDS encoding PepSY-associated TM helix domain-containing protein — translation MLKKINAWLHLWLGLASGIVVFIVSITGCVLVFEQELKSLTRPWSHAKRVNNEAYLPPSQIAGRLKTALPGRETHSIWYYGHEQAAKVTIDADSMVFVNPYTAEVQAIVAGDDFFHFILDGHVGVWIEGEVGHQIVAWATLIFFILLVTGLILWWPKKWTKSEKKKAFSIKWKAKFRRVNYDLHNVLGFYSLILAMILILTGLIMGFAWINDGVYWLASGGSEPAKRISSFSDTTQIITPDSIPAVDRAFRKGLEEIAVYNKDAIIVGFPDEPKDAIYICTDMDRGAWRDVYLDQYTLAALPSSAVQVDNLKFADWLRRNNYGLHVGAIGNMPTKIIYFIASLVCASLPVTGFFVWWGKRKKTKRVKRLIPLHYDS, via the coding sequence ATGCTTAAAAAAATAAATGCCTGGCTGCATCTGTGGCTGGGCCTTGCCTCCGGGATTGTCGTTTTTATCGTCTCCATTACCGGCTGTGTGCTGGTTTTCGAGCAGGAATTAAAGTCGCTGACCCGCCCGTGGTCCCATGCGAAGCGGGTTAATAATGAAGCCTATCTCCCGCCGTCGCAGATTGCCGGGCGGTTGAAAACGGCACTTCCCGGGCGAGAAACGCACAGTATCTGGTACTATGGGCACGAGCAGGCCGCGAAGGTGACGATTGATGCCGATTCGATGGTTTTTGTTAACCCGTACACGGCCGAGGTGCAGGCCATTGTGGCAGGAGATGATTTCTTTCACTTTATTCTCGACGGGCACGTAGGAGTTTGGATTGAAGGAGAAGTCGGGCATCAGATTGTGGCTTGGGCTACGCTGATTTTCTTCATTTTACTGGTGACCGGACTCATTTTGTGGTGGCCAAAAAAATGGACGAAAAGCGAAAAGAAAAAGGCGTTCAGCATTAAGTGGAAAGCTAAATTCAGACGCGTAAACTATGATCTGCACAATGTGCTGGGGTTTTATTCGCTTATTTTGGCGATGATCCTGATATTAACAGGACTGATCATGGGTTTTGCGTGGATCAATGATGGCGTTTACTGGCTGGCGTCGGGGGGCAGCGAGCCGGCAAAAAGAATCAGCAGCTTTTCCGATACGACGCAGATCATCACGCCGGATAGTATCCCTGCTGTCGACCGGGCTTTCAGGAAAGGGTTGGAAGAAATTGCGGTTTATAACAAAGACGCAATCATTGTCGGCTTTCCCGACGAGCCGAAAGATGCGATTTACATCTGCACGGACATGGACCGCGGTGCCTGGCGGGACGTTTATCTGGACCAGTACACGCTCGCAGCGCTTCCCTCGTCAGCCGTACAGGTCGACAACCTGAAATTTGCTGACTGGCTCAGGCGCAACAACTACGGATTGCATGTAGGCGCGATCGGGAATATGCCTACAAAGATTATCTATTTCATCGCAAGCCTCGTTTGTGCCAGCCTTCCCGTCACCGGATTTTTTGTATGGTGGGGTAAGCGAAAAAAAACCAAGCGTGTCAAGCGCCTAATTCCATTGCATTATGATTCGTAA
- a CDS encoding DUF4374 domain-containing protein: MSKFFNLPVKTLMVALAAFVLNGCSDDPGGNAPVEESGKYSAVVCVGSWPNTAYYIADVPSLTSGQISLQGNGAEMTGKVYAQDIIQRDGFYYHANAGSGRFGKYHVEKGALVVDKEVPFTHLDWSSFVWIDDATLVVFGSGENAAGVNEARYAIVKVADMSVTLGKLAFQAFPSKTMDGFAIGFAEYRDGKIFVGYSFATSDFSKWPVVESIQNFNVAVVNASDMAVESNIFESRSSVPGGPIVYAPVSFQDESGDIYFITDPVYNYDYKSHSAVYRIKKGATTLDNSYYLDFSAKTSNGMGAAMWYIGNGKAIVRTRVAGESIDAEHSFSIIDAKNGTFLKKLDLPADKGERMVNAVVLEDDKVYIAVNAADKDYIWEYDTATEKLTPGAEFVGGIDYILRLEKTK, translated from the coding sequence ATGAGCAAATTTTTCAACCTCCCTGTAAAAACATTAATGGTGGCTTTGGCCGCGTTCGTATTAAACGGTTGCAGCGACGACCCAGGCGGGAATGCGCCTGTGGAAGAGTCGGGCAAATATTCGGCAGTGGTCTGCGTAGGCAGCTGGCCGAACACAGCCTACTACATTGCCGACGTGCCTTCCCTGACTTCGGGACAGATCAGCCTGCAAGGCAATGGCGCCGAAATGACGGGCAAAGTGTATGCGCAGGACATTATCCAACGTGACGGATTTTATTATCATGCTAATGCAGGCAGTGGCCGTTTTGGTAAATATCATGTTGAAAAAGGCGCACTGGTAGTTGACAAAGAAGTGCCTTTCACGCACCTGGATTGGAGCTCTTTTGTATGGATCGACGATGCTACATTGGTCGTTTTCGGTTCAGGCGAAAATGCGGCTGGGGTAAATGAGGCGCGTTATGCGATCGTCAAAGTGGCGGATATGTCGGTAACCTTGGGAAAACTTGCATTCCAGGCTTTCCCAAGCAAAACGATGGACGGCTTCGCAATTGGTTTTGCTGAATACCGCGACGGGAAAATTTTTGTAGGTTACAGCTTCGCAACTTCCGATTTCTCCAAATGGCCGGTTGTAGAAAGTATTCAGAACTTCAATGTAGCTGTTGTGAACGCTTCCGACATGGCGGTGGAAAGCAACATTTTCGAATCCCGTTCCTCCGTACCGGGCGGCCCGATTGTGTACGCGCCGGTATCGTTCCAGGACGAAAGCGGCGACATTTATTTCATCACTGATCCGGTCTATAACTACGATTACAAATCGCATTCGGCTGTATACCGCATTAAAAAAGGTGCAACCACGCTCGATAACTCTTATTACCTCGATTTTTCAGCCAAAACCAGCAATGGAATGGGCGCAGCGATGTGGTACATCGGCAATGGCAAAGCCATCGTCCGCACCCGTGTAGCCGGCGAAAGCATTGACGCCGAACATTCATTTTCGATCATTGATGCTAAAAACGGCACTTTCCTGAAAAAGCTCGACCTGCCCGCCGACAAAGGCGAACGTATGGTAAATGCCGTCGTGCTTGAAGATGACAAGGTTTACATCGCGGTAAATGCTGCGGATAAAGATTACATATGGGAATACGACACTGCTACCGAAAAGCTGACACCGGGGGCGGAGTTTGTTGGGGGGATTGATTATATACTCAGGCTGGAAAAGACGAAGTAA
- a CDS encoding TonB-dependent receptor codes for MLSCKNLYLLLITIIFISNVAIAQKAAQLSGYVRTQNGDAIPGATVSVKNGTFGTTTDGSGFFELTINRSGTYMLEASALGYMLFSKEVTVKSGSKTDLNFDLKENQRELNEVSVFGKTEVQEVKEQPFTVNAIETRQFANTTADLNQVLNRSAGVRIREQGGLGSNFNFSINGLSGKAVKYFIDGVPLEILGSAVSLNNIPVNLAERIEVYKGVVPVQLGSDAMGGAVNVITNQNQRNYLDLSHSYGSFNTHRSSASGQYVHKPTGITVKASGFYNYSDNNYKMKGVEILEGGTRVGNQITDLSGAAFTTADVRRFHDHYQSAMGQLEVGISNKRLADVLYAGIGYSEGRQDLQTGFEQAIVYGNVTRKSKATTATLRYKKSDLFVKGLELSLFGSLSKDSFVTADTLFRQYYWDGAWTVKSASEMGGIKSVSNIIRPRSFMRANVSYLLNDKHSFNVNYTFDHLKNENFNALQTSFDDMPGFLNKQILGVAYQQEFFNKRLTNTFFSKYYGLGLERKKYVDNAYQSFNTQFDMFGYGVASRFKLLADLGVKISLERAYRLQEVEEVFGDGLNINPNPDLKPESSYNANLGGYYGFRLNKHRFFVEAATFYRNAQDFIFAVPDQRSKALKNENKSSVRVTGFEAEARYDYGDLLSFNINATYQSAVNMTRFGSTESTTPEATYKNKIPNQPWLFGNANLSIGKNNVFGKDTRLQFSWYTQYVHWFYLTWEAFGNVNGKSTIPNQLLHNATLSYSFKNGRYNISGECRNLTDALAFDNFRLQKPGRAFSVKLRYFLK; via the coding sequence ATGCTTTCCTGCAAAAACCTTTACCTACTTCTCATTACAATCATTTTCATTTCCAATGTCGCCATCGCCCAGAAAGCGGCGCAGCTGTCCGGCTATGTCCGCACACAAAACGGCGACGCGATTCCCGGTGCAACCGTTTCGGTGAAAAACGGCACTTTCGGGACAACGACCGATGGAAGCGGTTTTTTTGAACTTACCATTAACAGGTCCGGAACGTATATGCTGGAAGCGTCGGCACTGGGTTATATGCTTTTTTCCAAAGAAGTAACCGTCAAATCCGGCAGCAAAACCGACCTGAATTTTGATCTGAAAGAAAACCAGCGAGAGCTGAACGAAGTCAGCGTTTTCGGTAAAACGGAAGTGCAGGAGGTAAAAGAACAACCGTTCACAGTCAATGCGATCGAAACGCGGCAATTTGCCAATACTACTGCCGACCTGAACCAGGTCCTGAACCGAAGTGCAGGTGTCAGAATACGCGAGCAGGGTGGGCTGGGTTCTAATTTTAACTTTTCGATTAATGGACTTTCAGGTAAAGCAGTCAAATACTTCATCGACGGTGTGCCGCTCGAAATACTTGGCAGCGCGGTTTCGCTGAACAACATTCCGGTGAATCTGGCCGAACGCATTGAAGTGTATAAAGGTGTGGTGCCGGTGCAGCTCGGCTCCGATGCGATGGGCGGCGCGGTGAATGTAATCACTAACCAAAACCAGCGCAACTACCTCGATCTGAGTCACAGTTATGGTTCCTTCAACACCCACCGTTCTTCGGCTAGTGGCCAGTATGTGCACAAGCCGACGGGTATTACTGTGAAAGCCAGCGGTTTTTACAACTACTCGGATAACAATTACAAAATGAAAGGCGTAGAAATACTGGAAGGCGGCACGCGTGTCGGCAACCAGATCACCGACCTTTCGGGCGCAGCATTTACGACTGCCGATGTGCGCCGTTTTCACGACCATTACCAATCGGCGATGGGCCAGCTGGAAGTGGGTATCTCGAACAAACGCTTGGCCGATGTGCTCTACGCGGGTATTGGCTATTCCGAAGGCCGGCAGGATTTGCAGACCGGCTTTGAGCAGGCGATTGTCTACGGCAATGTGACCCGAAAAAGCAAAGCTACCACAGCGACGCTGCGTTATAAGAAAAGCGATTTGTTCGTCAAAGGTTTGGAGCTGAGCCTGTTTGGCTCTTTGTCAAAAGATAGCTTCGTTACCGCCGACACACTTTTCCGGCAATACTATTGGGATGGTGCCTGGACGGTCAAGAGCGCCAGCGAGATGGGCGGGATCAAATCGGTTTCGAACATTATCCGCCCGCGCAGCTTCATGCGCGCCAATGTGAGTTACCTGTTGAATGACAAGCACTCTTTCAATGTAAACTACACATTTGACCACCTTAAAAATGAGAACTTCAATGCATTGCAGACGTCGTTTGACGATATGCCCGGTTTTCTAAATAAGCAGATCCTGGGCGTGGCTTACCAGCAGGAGTTTTTTAACAAAAGATTAACAAATACCTTTTTTAGCAAATATTACGGACTGGGACTGGAAAGGAAAAAGTATGTCGATAATGCCTATCAATCTTTCAATACACAGTTTGACATGTTTGGTTACGGGGTTGCGTCACGCTTTAAACTGCTGGCGGATCTGGGCGTGAAAATATCGCTTGAGCGGGCCTACCGTTTACAAGAAGTGGAGGAGGTTTTCGGTGACGGCCTGAATATCAATCCAAACCCCGACTTGAAACCAGAAAGCAGCTACAATGCGAACCTGGGCGGATATTATGGTTTTAGGTTAAATAAACACCGCTTTTTTGTGGAAGCTGCTACTTTCTACCGCAATGCGCAGGACTTCATTTTCGCGGTACCCGACCAGCGTTCCAAAGCGTTAAAGAACGAGAACAAATCCAGCGTACGTGTGACCGGCTTTGAAGCGGAGGCACGCTACGATTACGGCGACCTGCTTTCGTTTAATATTAATGCGACTTATCAGAGTGCGGTGAATATGACCCGGTTCGGCAGCACCGAATCGACTACGCCGGAAGCCACTTACAAAAACAAGATCCCAAACCAACCCTGGCTATTTGGCAATGCTAACCTGAGTATTGGTAAAAACAATGTGTTCGGGAAGGATACCCGCCTGCAATTCAGCTGGTATACCCAATATGTGCACTGGTTTTACCTGACCTGGGAGGCTTTCGGCAATGTGAATGGAAAATCAACCATTCCCAACCAGTTGCTGCACAATGCAACGCTCAGTTATTCATTCAAAAACGGGCGCTACAACATCTCCGGTGAGTGCCGCAACCTGACGGACGCGCTCGCATTCGACAACTTCCGTTTGCAGAAACCGGGCCGCGCCTTTTCGGTGAAACTGCGCTATTTCCTCAAATAA
- a CDS encoding DUF4374 domain-containing protein, with amino-acid sequence MKESFLKCLFTFALFSAFWLSGCDGSGDNSLRKKYSLYLMMKDGSEYIVQTDTIMSGEMLNPEKSGTKVIPPRIFYDLIVRENNYYRLNWKDTRFVRNTIENQEFKETGSIQLPGQWSVDTYAWQGDTLCIFGYDTKKGVARFAKITLDNLKAQQSVVSLPKPVAPFNSMSIGFANFMNGNLYLGYTYHKTDLKSYTTSDTLYVSQLSYPDMKVVRTFKDTRSTYPGGVNTRQSHFFNDEKGDFYFIACPGIALGDNRFKPTGIFRINKLTGELDKDYFFNLSASQIQNHGYGFWYLGNGKAIVRTERKGVFKGMEDHWLVPHFDFYVIDLEKQTTTRLNLPLDKGTARNCVLVENGLAYITVNPNKGGNYVWIYNPETGALKKGLHFSDEVDYILRLETLNP; translated from the coding sequence ATGAAGGAAAGTTTTTTGAAATGTTTATTTACATTCGCGCTCTTTTCGGCTTTCTGGCTTTCTGGTTGTGACGGTTCAGGCGACAATTCTTTAAGAAAAAAATACAGCCTTTACCTGATGATGAAAGACGGTTCCGAATACATTGTTCAGACCGACACAATCATGTCCGGGGAGATGCTCAATCCTGAGAAGTCAGGCACAAAAGTAATCCCGCCGCGTATTTTTTATGATTTGATCGTCCGCGAAAACAACTATTATCGGCTCAACTGGAAAGACACCCGCTTTGTACGCAACACAATTGAAAATCAGGAGTTCAAAGAAACCGGCTCCATTCAGTTACCCGGGCAATGGAGCGTTGACACTTATGCCTGGCAGGGTGACACGCTTTGCATTTTCGGGTATGATACGAAAAAAGGTGTGGCACGCTTTGCAAAAATCACATTGGATAATCTGAAAGCACAGCAAAGTGTTGTAAGTCTTCCTAAACCGGTGGCGCCATTTAATTCCATGTCCATCGGCTTTGCGAATTTCATGAATGGTAATTTGTATCTCGGCTACACGTATCACAAAACGGACTTGAAAAGCTATACAACAAGCGATACATTATACGTTTCACAGCTCAGTTACCCGGACATGAAAGTAGTGCGGACGTTTAAGGATACCCGCTCAACTTATCCTGGCGGGGTCAACACCCGGCAATCGCATTTTTTTAATGATGAAAAAGGGGATTTCTATTTTATCGCATGTCCCGGTATTGCGTTGGGGGACAATCGTTTCAAACCTACCGGCATTTTCCGCATCAATAAATTGACGGGCGAGCTTGATAAGGATTACTTTTTCAACCTCTCTGCATCGCAAATCCAAAATCATGGTTATGGTTTCTGGTATTTAGGAAATGGAAAAGCAATTGTCCGCACGGAGCGAAAAGGTGTGTTCAAAGGCATGGAAGACCACTGGCTCGTCCCGCATTTCGATTTTTATGTGATTGATCTTGAAAAACAAACTACGACAAGGCTAAACCTGCCGCTCGACAAAGGGACCGCGCGAAATTGTGTGCTCGTTGAAAATGGATTGGCTTATATTACCGTCAACCCCAATAAAGGCGGGAATTACGTCTGGATTTATAATCCGGAAACAGGTGCTCTTAAAAAAGGACTACATTTCAGCGACGAGGTTGACTACATTTTGCGCCTCGAAACGCTAAATCCTTAA
- a CDS encoding RNA polymerase sigma-70 factor, whose translation MQLQTIRIDEITFKELYQLHWERVFAVCYNNLQDVEVAKGMVQEIFKSLWERRQELEITVSVERYLLRAAKLKVFEHLRNTKVRREHIQHIRMLECGSAHCTENDVMYNSLKEKVSGLVDTLPNQCRKVFKLSREQGLSNREISQSLLISERAVEYHITRALSTLKANLTEYLA comes from the coding sequence GTGCAGCTTCAAACCATTCGCATTGACGAAATAACTTTCAAAGAGCTATATCAGCTCCATTGGGAAAGGGTGTTTGCGGTTTGTTATAATAACCTGCAAGATGTAGAAGTGGCGAAGGGAATGGTGCAGGAAATTTTTAAATCACTCTGGGAGCGCCGCCAGGAGCTTGAAATTACAGTATCGGTGGAACGATATCTGCTTCGCGCTGCCAAGTTGAAGGTATTCGAGCATCTGAGAAACACAAAGGTGCGCCGCGAACACATTCAGCACATTCGCATGCTGGAATGCGGCTCGGCGCATTGTACGGAAAACGATGTGATGTACAACAGTCTCAAAGAAAAGGTCTCCGGACTTGTTGATACGCTGCCCAATCAGTGCCGGAAAGTATTTAAATTGAGCCGGGAACAGGGTCTTTCCAATAGAGAAATTTCGCAATCGCTGCTGATATCAGAGCGCGCAGTGGAGTATCACATTACCCGCGCGCTCTCTACCCTCAAGGCCAATCTGACCGAATACCTGGCATAG
- a CDS encoding BspA family leucine-rich repeat surface protein, which translates to MRNKWSISIIKLTVFAVKRLHGSAAIFIMALLLLQITTVHAQKPPRIPLPFITTWQTTTRENPTSKHIIFPGWGRNYTIFWTGRVGGRTVYGQLAGNGATRIDFPAPGTYQVRVGPGSGTFYRFMMHESERTKLLRVDQWGSVVWSSMGSAFKNCHNMDVVATDIPDLSQVIDMSSMFEACLVLTGNARFNDWNTANVKTMKGLFNTAKLFNQPISNWNTGNVTDMSNMFQFAWRFNKPIGNWNTGKVINMSYMFAYTNAFDQPIGNWNTANVTNMSHMFESAQAFNQPIGNWNTANALDINNMFSSTKLFNQPINSWNTSKITDMHSLFYFAMAFNQPMGSWDTGNVTNMTAMFCYNHVFNQPIGNWNTRNVTDMNLMFSMASAFNQPIGGWDTGKVTNMRSMFYGNKVFNQPLGNWNTAAVTNMAYMFYGNASFNQSLENWNTSRVADMSNMFDHATSFNQPVKNWNTAAVTSMAYMFRSAFAFDQHLGNWQVGNVQSMYMMLDSTDMSKDNYDQMFINWERQTLQPRVVLGATTLTYCKGSTFRNLIVYRYGWVILGDKKDCSDCSGCRTESGDVAAISNEQDLDEFSKSEIITDADFVYPNPASDKLYIKNNSGTIHSLSITDVTGRTMLKKSTTNNNLSGEEISTTHLPSGVYLITMFQKNGSSKSQKIIIRK; encoded by the coding sequence ATGAGAAATAAATGGAGCATTTCAATTATTAAACTGACTGTATTTGCGGTCAAGCGGCTGCATGGCAGCGCTGCGATTTTCATTATGGCATTATTACTGTTACAGATTACTACGGTTCATGCGCAAAAACCCCCACGCATACCGTTGCCTTTTATCACTACCTGGCAAACAACCACGCGGGAAAACCCGACTTCCAAACACATTATCTTTCCAGGCTGGGGCCGGAACTATACGATATTCTGGACCGGCCGTGTCGGCGGACGAACGGTGTATGGCCAATTAGCGGGGAATGGTGCAACTAGAATAGACTTTCCTGCACCGGGCACTTACCAGGTCCGGGTGGGTCCTGGCAGCGGCACCTTCTATCGGTTCATGATGCATGAAAGTGAAAGGACTAAACTCCTTCGGGTGGATCAGTGGGGAAGTGTGGTCTGGTCATCTATGGGCTCGGCTTTCAAAAATTGCCACAATATGGACGTCGTGGCAACCGACATCCCGGACCTTTCGCAGGTGATTGATATGAGTAGCATGTTCGAAGCCTGTCTCGTTCTTACCGGCAATGCGCGTTTTAACGACTGGAATACTGCCAATGTGAAAACAATGAAGGGTTTATTTAATACTGCGAAGCTATTTAACCAGCCTATTTCGAATTGGAATACAGGCAATGTTACCGATATGAGCAATATGTTTCAGTTTGCCTGGAGATTCAATAAGCCAATAGGAAACTGGAACACCGGAAAAGTTATCAATATGTCCTACATGTTTGCTTACACCAATGCTTTTGATCAGCCCATTGGAAACTGGAATACAGCAAATGTTACCAATATGTCGCACATGTTTGAAAGTGCGCAGGCTTTCAACCAACCCATTGGAAATTGGAATACAGCAAATGCGCTGGATATCAATAATATGTTTTCTTCTACGAAGCTGTTCAACCAGCCGATTAACAGCTGGAATACCTCAAAGATAACAGACATGCATTCCCTGTTTTATTTTGCCATGGCATTTAACCAGCCCATGGGCAGTTGGGATACAGGTAACGTGACCAACATGACAGCCATGTTTTGCTATAATCACGTGTTTAACCAGCCCATTGGAAACTGGAATACCCGAAATGTTACAGATATGAACCTGATGTTTTCTATGGCGTCCGCATTCAATCAGCCCATTGGAGGATGGGATACGGGGAAAGTAACTAATATGCGTTCCATGTTTTACGGAAATAAGGTTTTTAATCAACCGTTAGGAAACTGGAATACGGCTGCTGTTACAAACATGGCCTATATGTTTTATGGTAACGCGTCCTTTAATCAATCTCTGGAAAATTGGAATACATCCCGTGTTGCAGATATGTCAAATATGTTTGATCATGCCACTTCCTTTAATCAACCGGTAAAGAACTGGAATACGGCTGCCGTTACCAGTATGGCCTATATGTTTCGTAGTGCATTCGCCTTTGATCAACATTTGGGAAACTGGCAGGTTGGTAATGTCCAAAGCATGTACATGATGCTGGATTCCACCGATATGTCAAAGGATAACTATGATCAGATGTTTATCAATTGGGAACGTCAGACATTGCAGCCCCGCGTGGTTCTCGGTGCAACTACGCTCACGTATTGCAAAGGCTCCACATTTCGTAATCTGATTGTTTACCGGTATGGTTGGGTGATACTTGGAGACAAAAAGGACTGTTCGGATTGTTCAGGATGTCGTACAGAATCCGGTGATGTGGCAGCAATTTCCAACGAGCAAGATCTTGACGAATTCTCAAAATCTGAGATAATAACCGATGCGGATTTCGTCTATCCTAACCCTGCCTCAGACAAACTTTATATTAAAAATAACAGCGGCACTATCCATTCGCTGAGCATTACGGACGTAACTGGCCGTACCATGTTGAAAAAAAGCACTACAAACAATAATCTCAGTGGAGAGGAAATTTCGACGACTCACTTACCATCCGGCGTTTACCTGATCACAATGTTTCAAAAAAATGGTTCTTCCAAAAGCCAGAAAATTATCATTCGGAAATGA